Proteins encoded by one window of Rhodamnia argentea isolate NSW1041297 chromosome 6, ASM2092103v1, whole genome shotgun sequence:
- the LOC125315501 gene encoding uncharacterized protein LOC125315501 yields MASVDITMISATNLKACNVRLAASLSGDESDNKQRTPVHKKGSTANTWKDHTFKLPVREAAPRCTNLKFKIEKEEPFWNPFFCFKKGSFFGRKTTYVVGEVDVPLDGRAGDMNPPVRSCEVRSSTPGIVAVLQFSYKFSEQFPVEAPPELEEETVTATPAAERPQRGNATPAYFHVPQAGYVPAATPPPPQQHPWRNFLGRVTNAVAVNAIASVISNLGFDGGNFTDA; encoded by the coding sequence ATGGCATCCGTCGACATAACCATGATCTCAGCCACGAACCTCAAGGCCTGCAATGTCCGCCTCGCCGCCTCCCTCTCCGGCGACGAAAGCGACAACAAGCAGCGCACCCCCGTCCACAAGAAAGGCAGCACCGCTAACACCTGGAAGGACCACACCTTCAAACTCCCCGTGAGAGAGGCCGCGCCTCGCTGCACCAACCTCAAGTTCAAGATCGAGAAGGAGGAGCCCTTCTGGAACCCCTTCTTCTGCTTCAAGAAGGGGTCCTTCTTTGGCCGCAAGACTACTTACGTGGTCGGCGAGGTGGATGTGCCTCTGGATGGCCGCGCCGGCGACATGAATCCCCCGGTGCGGAGCTGTGAAGTGCGGTCCTCCACCCCGGGGATCGTGGCCGTTCTCCAATTTTCCTACAAGTTCTCCGAGCAGTTCCCCGTTGAGGCGCCCCCGGAGCTGGAGGAGGAGACAGTCACGGCTACTCCAGCTGCAGAGCGCCCTCAGAGGGGGAACGCCACTCCCGCCTATTTTCATGTTCCCCAGGCAGGATACGTGCCCGCAGCCACTCCACCGCCGCCCCAGCAACACCCCTGGCGGAACTTCCTGGGGAGGGTGACGAACGCGGTGGCCGTGAACGCGATAGCAAGTGTGATCAGTAACCTCGGATTCGACGGCGGGAATTTTACCGATGCCTAG
- the LOC125315502 gene encoding uncharacterized protein LOC125315502 yields the protein MASVDITMISATNLKACNVRLAASLSGDQSDNKQRTPVHKKGSTANTWKDHTFKFTVREAAPLGTRLKFKIEKKEPFLNPFFCFKKGSFFGRKTTYVVGEVDVLLYGRAGDMNPTVRSCEVRSSSLETVAVLKFSYKFSEQFPVEAPPELEEETVTATPAAERPRTGNATPAYFHVPRAGYVPAATPPPPKHHPRRNFPGRVRNAVAVNAMASVISNLVFEGGNFTDA from the coding sequence ATGGCATCCGTCGACATAACCATGATCTCAGCCACGAACCTCAAGGCCTGCAATGTCCGCCTCGCTGCCTCCCTCTCCGGCGACCAAAGCGACAACAAGCAGCGCACCCCCGTCCACAAGAAAGGCAGCACCGCTAACACCTGGAAGGACCACACCTTCAAATTCACCGTGAGAGAGGCCGCGCCTCTCGGCACCCGCCTCAAGTTCAAGATCGAGAAGAAGGAGCCCTTCTTGAACCCCTTCTTCTGCTTCAAGAAGGGGTCCTTCTTTGGCCGCAAGACTACTTACGTGGTCGGCGAGGTGGATGTGCTTCTGTATGGCCGCGCCGGCGACATGAATCCCACGGTGCGGAGCTGTGAAGTGCGGTCCTCCTCCCTGGAGACCGTGGCCGTTCTCAAATTTTCCTACAAGTTCTCCGAGCAGTTCCCCGTTGAGGCGCCCCCGGAGCTGGAGGAGGAGACAGTCACGGCTACTCCAGCTGCAGAGCGCCCTCGGACGGGGAACGCCACTCCCGCCTATTTTCATGTTCCCCGGGCAGGATACGTGCCCGCAGCCACTCCACCGCCGCCCAAGCACCACCCCCGGCGGAACTTCCCGGGGAGGGTGAGGAACGCGGTGGCCGTGAACGCGATGGCAAGTGTGATCAGTAACCTCGTATTCGAAGGCGGGAATTTTACCGATGCCTAG
- the LOC115733810 gene encoding Golgi apparatus membrane protein-like protein ECHIDNA has protein sequence MDPSQPVVENYANPKTCFFHVIFKAAALSFYILSALFFDNFVIIFVVTVFLAALDFWVVKNVSGRILVGLRWWNEIDDNGESVWRFECLDQESLARMNKKDSWLFWWTLYLTVSSHVMTRAR, from the exons ATGGATCCCAGCCAG CCTGTAGTAGAGAACTACGCCAACCCAAAGACATGTTTCTTTCACGTTATTTTCAAG GCTGCTGCTTTGTCATTTTACATATTATCTGCTCTCTTCTTCGATAATTTTGTCATCATTTTTGTGGTGACGGTCTTCCTTGCTGCTCTAGACTTTTGGGTTGTGAAAAATGTGAGCGGGCGTATCTTAGTGGGTTTGAGGTGGTGGAATGAGATAGATGATAATGGTGAGAGTGTTTGGAGATTTGAATGCCTTGACCAGGAG TCATTGGCGCGGATGAATAAGAAAGATTCGTGGTTGTTCTGGTGGACTCTTTACCTTACAGTAAGTTCACATGTCATGACTCGTGCTCGTTGA